A stretch of the Arthrobacter sp. PAMC 25486 genome encodes the following:
- a CDS encoding HipA domain-containing protein yields MLHAEAYCLEIGRRCGLTTFASDVRYFDGSPALVIERYDRSVDAAGTVHRIHQEDAAQALGLPWGGDAKYESFPPFRATLANIAGLLRRRRTVLGGGEDDRERLLAFMALHVAVGNTDAHAKNFSLLHLPNGQIELAPLYDVLPQVLTPDGRQNLAIGVNGVRFRPSVTMADLAAEGQSWGLPQDRADAVLKDTLEQVRYAIEEIDTAGVAANAPPLLVANQARNLLNGKAAAVSSGGPVALEHGQPVSAMPRNHAPRAGQNQP; encoded by the coding sequence ATGCTCCATGCTGAAGCATATTGCCTGGAAATTGGCCGCCGCTGCGGGCTGACAACCTTTGCCAGCGACGTGCGTTATTTCGACGGCAGCCCGGCGTTGGTCATTGAACGCTACGACCGATCTGTCGACGCGGCCGGAACGGTCCACCGGATCCACCAAGAGGATGCTGCCCAGGCGCTGGGTCTGCCGTGGGGCGGTGACGCCAAGTACGAATCCTTTCCACCATTCCGGGCCACCCTTGCGAACATTGCCGGACTGCTCCGCAGACGTCGGACAGTCCTTGGGGGCGGGGAGGATGATCGGGAGCGGTTGCTGGCGTTCATGGCATTGCATGTGGCTGTCGGTAACACGGATGCCCACGCAAAGAACTTTTCGCTGCTGCACCTCCCGAACGGGCAGATTGAACTGGCACCGCTGTACGACGTTCTCCCCCAGGTCCTCACCCCGGACGGACGGCAGAACCTTGCCATAGGTGTCAATGGGGTGCGCTTCCGGCCGTCCGTGACCATGGCGGACCTCGCGGCGGAGGGACAGTCGTGGGGGCTCCCCCAGGACCGGGCCGATGCCGTCCTGAAGGACACCTTGGAACAAGTCCGCTACGCCATCGAGGAAATTGACACCGCCGGGGTGGCTGCCAATGCGCCCCCCCTGCTGGTAGCCAATCAGGCCAGAAACCTGCTCAACGGGAAAGCCGCAGCAGTCTCCAGCGGCGGCCCTGTGGCGCTGGAGCACGGGCAACCCGTATCGGCGATGCCGCGGAACCACGCTCCACGTGCCGGCCAGAATCAGCCGTAG
- a CDS encoding GNAT family N-acetyltransferase, protein MSLLRTAVPADVPAILGMIRDLAVYEKEPDAVKNTEEMLHAGLFGENPQIFAHVVESPVAGEPIVGFALWFLNYSTWEGTHGIHLEDLYVRPEARGGGYGKKLLAKLAQIAVERGYARFEWSVLDWNEPSINFYKSFGAEPMDGWHVYRLDGDALARFGAAAEAQMGATA, encoded by the coding sequence ATGAGTTTGCTTCGCACCGCCGTGCCCGCCGATGTCCCCGCCATTCTTGGCATGATCCGCGACCTTGCTGTTTACGAAAAAGAGCCTGATGCCGTCAAGAACACCGAGGAGATGCTGCACGCCGGCCTCTTCGGGGAGAACCCGCAGATTTTCGCGCACGTGGTGGAGTCGCCCGTTGCCGGCGAGCCCATTGTTGGCTTTGCGCTGTGGTTCCTGAACTATTCCACCTGGGAGGGCACACACGGGATCCACCTTGAAGACCTGTATGTGCGGCCCGAAGCCCGTGGCGGCGGTTATGGCAAGAAGCTGCTGGCGAAACTGGCACAGATCGCGGTGGAGCGCGGTTATGCACGTTTCGAGTGGAGTGTGCTGGACTGGAATGAGCCGTCCATTAACTTCTACAAGTCGTTCGGTGCCGAGCCCATGGACGGCTGGCACGTGTACCGCCTGGACGGTGACGCGCTGGCGAGATTTGGTGCAGCCGCCGAAGCGCAGATGGGGGCAACGGCATGA
- a CDS encoding ABC transporter ATP-binding protein, translated as MLFKLIARNLAPHKAPLIAVIVLQFLSTIASLYLPTLNADIIDDGVVKGRIDVIMNLGLWMLLITAGQVLCAITATFLSARLAMGVGRSIRRDLFNKVETFSSQEVGTIGAPSLITRTTNDVQQVQMLTLMSFTLMVMAPIMCIGGIILAMAQDVPLSGLLLVILPVLIVAIGLIVRVLVPTFRKVQHQLDDINGVLREQITGISVIRAFGRKDYEADRFATANGALTASQLRAGRLMSLMFPTIFFVVNVTSVGVLWFGGQRIDAGDMQIGALTAFLSYIMQILMSVMMAMFMFMMIPRAAVSAERITEVLETEASVVDAPNAVSVGKLDGVLRVSGAAFSYPGAEDPVLSGVTFSAGPGSTTAIIGSTGSGKSTLVNLIPRLLDSTEGTIELGGHNIKNLALSGLRGSIGLVPQKAYLFTGTVASNVRMGNPAATDEQVWEALETAQAATFVRDMPGGLAAAIEQGGSNVSGGQRQRLCIARAIAAKPSVYLFDDSFSALDYATDAKLREALKPVTRDAAVLVVAQRVGTIKDADNILVLDEGRIVGQGTHEALLASCPTYQEIVTSQLSSDEPPSGEDQENPA; from the coding sequence GTGCTGTTTAAACTGATCGCCCGCAATCTGGCGCCGCACAAGGCACCCCTGATTGCCGTGATTGTGCTGCAATTCCTCTCCACGATTGCGTCGCTGTACCTGCCAACGCTCAACGCCGACATCATCGATGACGGCGTCGTCAAGGGCCGGATCGACGTCATCATGAACCTTGGCCTGTGGATGCTGCTCATCACGGCCGGACAGGTGTTGTGCGCCATCACGGCCACCTTCCTTAGCGCCCGGCTGGCCATGGGTGTGGGCCGGTCGATCCGCCGCGACCTGTTCAACAAAGTGGAGACCTTCTCCTCCCAGGAGGTCGGCACCATCGGTGCGCCGTCGCTGATCACCCGCACCACCAACGACGTCCAGCAGGTGCAGATGCTGACCCTGATGTCCTTCACGTTGATGGTCATGGCCCCGATCATGTGCATTGGCGGCATCATTTTGGCCATGGCCCAGGACGTCCCGCTCTCCGGCCTGCTGCTCGTGATCCTGCCCGTCCTCATCGTTGCGATTGGCCTGATTGTGCGAGTCCTGGTCCCCACGTTCCGCAAAGTCCAGCACCAGCTCGACGACATCAACGGCGTGCTGCGCGAGCAAATCACCGGCATCAGCGTCATCCGCGCCTTTGGCCGCAAGGACTACGAGGCAGACCGCTTCGCCACCGCCAACGGCGCCTTGACCGCTTCCCAGTTGCGGGCCGGGCGGCTCATGTCACTCATGTTCCCCACCATCTTCTTCGTGGTCAATGTGACCAGCGTTGGCGTGCTCTGGTTTGGCGGCCAGCGCATCGACGCCGGCGACATGCAGATCGGCGCGCTCACAGCGTTCCTGAGCTACATCATGCAAATCCTGATGTCAGTCATGATGGCGATGTTCATGTTCATGATGATCCCGCGCGCCGCCGTCAGCGCCGAACGCATCACCGAGGTCCTGGAGACCGAGGCCAGTGTGGTTGACGCACCCAATGCGGTCTCCGTGGGCAAGCTCGACGGCGTCCTGCGGGTCAGCGGCGCAGCCTTCAGCTATCCCGGTGCCGAGGACCCGGTCCTGTCCGGCGTCACCTTTAGCGCCGGCCCGGGAAGCACGACGGCGATCATCGGCTCCACCGGCAGTGGCAAGTCAACCCTCGTCAACCTCATACCCCGGCTGTTGGACTCCACCGAGGGCACCATCGAGTTGGGCGGGCACAACATCAAGAACCTTGCCCTGTCCGGCCTGCGCGGCTCCATCGGCCTGGTCCCGCAAAAGGCGTACCTCTTTACCGGCACCGTGGCCAGCAACGTCCGCATGGGCAACCCGGCCGCCACCGATGAACAAGTGTGGGAAGCCCTGGAAACAGCGCAGGCGGCCACCTTTGTGCGTGATATGCCCGGCGGGCTGGCAGCAGCCATTGAGCAGGGCGGCTCAAATGTTTCCGGCGGCCAACGCCAGCGCCTGTGCATCGCCCGGGCCATCGCCGCGAAGCCGTCGGTGTACTTGTTTGACGACAGCTTTTCAGCCCTTGACTACGCCACTGACGCGAAACTGCGTGAGGCCCTGAAGCCCGTCACCCGGGACGCCGCCGTCCTTGTCGTGGCCCAGCGGGTGGGCACCATCAAGGACGCCGACAATATTCTTGTCCTGGATGAGGGGCGCATAGTGGGTCAGGGCACGCACGAAGCGTTGCTGGCGAGCTGCCCCACGTACCAAGAAATTGTTACCTCCCAGCTGAGCAGTGATGAACCGCCCAGCGGCGAAGACCAGGAGAACCCGGCATGA
- a CDS encoding trans-aconitate 2-methyltransferase, with protein MGDQAFLWEPAKYVQFGDFRNRPFFDLTSRIGAAAPRTVVDLGCGPGNLTATLAARWPSAAVLGIDSSAAMVAEAARLSSPPPHSSKTHDAETHDAGPLAVAAPHQPPGLAFALADIAAWVPAPDTDVVISNAALQWVPGHRELMAAWLAALRPGAWLGVQVPGNFGAPSHVLMRELAESTRWRQLLDGVLRHDDAVGEPADYHELFLRGGAQVDVWETTYSQLLPGENPVLEWVRGTGLRPVLAALGGGSAEFEREYSALLAEAYPRGDFGTIFEFRRIFMVGEKQ; from the coding sequence ATGGGTGATCAAGCATTTCTCTGGGAACCGGCCAAGTACGTTCAATTCGGTGATTTCCGCAACCGGCCGTTCTTCGACCTGACGTCCCGCATCGGTGCCGCCGCGCCCCGCACCGTGGTGGACCTGGGCTGCGGGCCGGGCAACCTCACGGCCACGCTGGCTGCCAGGTGGCCCTCCGCTGCGGTGCTCGGGATCGACAGTTCGGCGGCCATGGTCGCCGAGGCTGCCCGGCTTTCCTCTCCGCCGCCGCACTCTTCCAAGACGCACGACGCCGAGACGCACGACGCCGGACCTCTCGCGGTTGCCGCACCGCACCAGCCGCCGGGGCTGGCCTTTGCGCTGGCCGACATTGCGGCCTGGGTGCCCGCGCCCGATACCGATGTGGTCATCTCCAACGCAGCGCTGCAATGGGTGCCGGGCCATCGCGAACTCATGGCCGCCTGGTTGGCGGCGCTGCGCCCTGGTGCGTGGCTGGGAGTGCAGGTGCCGGGGAACTTTGGGGCGCCGTCGCACGTCTTGATGCGCGAACTGGCCGAGAGCACCCGGTGGCGCCAGCTGCTGGACGGGGTGCTACGCCATGATGACGCGGTGGGGGAGCCGGCCGATTACCACGAGCTGTTCCTACGCGGCGGGGCACAGGTGGATGTGTGGGAAACCACGTACAGCCAGCTGCTGCCGGGGGAGAACCCGGTGTTGGAATGGGTGCGGGGAACGGGGTTGCGTCCCGTCCTTGCCGCGCTGGGCGGCGGGAGTGCAGAGTTTGAACGCGAGTATTCGGCCCTGCTGGCGGAGGCCTATCCGCGGGGCGACTTTGGCACCATCTTTGAATTTCGACGCATTTTTATGGTGGGAGAAAAACAATGA
- a CDS encoding helix-turn-helix domain-containing protein gives MQGTMKIPSDLGLMVMAVRKRHNLAQVELAQRLGVSQRYLSELETGRPKVLNAKLLQLLTDLGIELSFREVG, from the coding sequence ATGCAGGGCACCATGAAAATCCCTTCCGATCTCGGGTTGATGGTGATGGCTGTGCGCAAACGCCACAACCTCGCCCAGGTTGAACTGGCCCAGCGGCTGGGCGTCAGCCAGCGCTACCTCTCCGAACTTGAAACCGGCCGGCCCAAGGTTCTCAACGCCAAGCTCCTCCAGTTATTGACCGATCTGGGCATCGAACTCAGCTTTCGGGAAGTGGGCTGA
- a CDS encoding RNA helicase — protein MNLLEQLSTLNPQTCSDDDVLDAFLEWTLDRGLELYPAQEEAALELVGGNNVILSTPTGSGKSLVAIAAHFNAMARGAASYYTAPIKALVSEKFFALCEIFGAENVGMITGDSSVNQDAPIICCTAEILANIALREGEHADVGVVIMDEFHYYSDPQRGWAWQLPLLELPQSQFLLMSATLGDVSRFERELTELTNRDTTIVSSGERPIPLHYYYVQTGVHETLEELLATKQVPVYVVHFSQAEAIDRAQNLMSINVCSREEKDKIGELIAGFRFSAGFGKTLNRLVRHGIGVHHAGMLPKYRRLVEQLAQAGLLKVICGTDTLGVGINVPIRTVLMTALSKYDGVRTRVLQVREFQQIAGRAGRAGYDTAGTVIVQAPDHVIENAKSMAKAVAKFGDDQKKLRQVVKKKPMQGFVSWGEPTFTRLAESVPEPLTSSFTVTHAMLLNLLERPGDPFKAAKALLTENHESPSKQRALIRKAIGMYRELLGAGVVERIPENELEADGRTVRLTVHLQMNFALNQPLSPFALAALDLLDVESPSYALDVISVIEATLEKPRQILSAQLKRARTEKITDMKAQGIEYDERMAILDEVTYPMPLLELLSDAFEVYRKAAPWMGDFELSPKSIIRDMYERAMNFGEYVQYYSLARSEGIVLRYLTDAYKALRQTVPQDALREDLEDIISWLGELVRQVDSSLLDEWEKMTSGDESAAAVEETALPPAPPRLTDNARAFRVMVRNELFRRVELAADDDFEALGMLDGDHGWDADRWADALDEYWDEHEFIEAGPAARGPSLLHINPGTETWEVRQTIVDPAGNHDWYMSATVDLEASNEAGAAVVLFKEFSRM, from the coding sequence ATGAATCTTCTTGAACAGCTTTCCACCCTGAATCCGCAAACCTGCTCCGACGACGACGTTTTGGACGCATTTTTGGAGTGGACCCTTGACCGGGGGCTGGAGTTGTATCCGGCGCAGGAGGAAGCCGCCCTCGAGCTGGTGGGCGGGAACAACGTGATCCTGTCCACGCCCACGGGGTCGGGCAAGTCCCTCGTCGCCATTGCCGCGCACTTCAACGCCATGGCCCGTGGTGCCGCCAGCTACTACACCGCACCCATCAAGGCGCTCGTGTCGGAGAAGTTCTTTGCCCTGTGCGAAATCTTCGGTGCCGAAAACGTCGGCATGATCACCGGCGACTCCTCCGTCAACCAGGACGCGCCGATCATCTGTTGCACGGCCGAAATCCTGGCGAACATTGCGCTGCGTGAGGGCGAGCACGCCGACGTCGGCGTCGTCATCATGGACGAGTTCCACTATTACTCGGACCCGCAGCGCGGCTGGGCGTGGCAGCTGCCGCTGCTGGAACTGCCGCAATCGCAATTCCTGCTCATGAGCGCCACGTTGGGCGATGTCAGCCGTTTTGAGCGTGAGCTGACGGAGCTGACCAATCGGGACACCACCATCGTCTCCTCTGGCGAACGCCCCATCCCGCTGCATTACTACTATGTGCAGACGGGCGTGCACGAGACGCTCGAGGAGCTCCTCGCCACGAAGCAGGTGCCCGTCTATGTGGTGCACTTCAGCCAGGCCGAGGCCATCGACCGCGCCCAAAACCTCATGAGCATCAACGTGTGCAGCCGCGAGGAAAAGGACAAAATTGGTGAGCTCATCGCCGGCTTCCGCTTCTCGGCAGGCTTCGGCAAGACCCTGAACCGGCTGGTCCGCCACGGCATCGGCGTGCACCACGCCGGCATGCTGCCCAAGTACCGCCGCCTCGTGGAGCAACTGGCGCAGGCCGGGCTGCTGAAGGTCATCTGCGGCACCGACACGCTCGGCGTGGGCATCAACGTGCCCATCCGCACCGTCCTCATGACCGCCCTCAGCAAGTACGACGGCGTCCGCACCCGTGTGCTGCAGGTGCGCGAGTTCCAGCAGATCGCCGGCCGTGCGGGCCGTGCCGGCTACGACACCGCCGGCACCGTCATTGTGCAGGCGCCGGACCACGTGATTGAAAACGCCAAGTCCATGGCGAAGGCCGTGGCGAAGTTTGGCGACGACCAAAAGAAGCTCCGCCAGGTGGTCAAGAAGAAACCCATGCAGGGCTTTGTGTCCTGGGGTGAACCAACGTTCACGCGCCTGGCCGAGTCCGTGCCCGAACCTCTGACGTCAAGCTTCACCGTCACCCACGCCATGCTGCTGAACCTGCTCGAGCGCCCGGGTGACCCGTTCAAGGCGGCCAAGGCGCTGCTGACCGAAAACCACGAATCCCCGTCCAAGCAACGGGCGCTGATCCGCAAGGCCATCGGCATGTACCGGGAGCTGCTGGGTGCCGGCGTGGTGGAGCGCATCCCCGAGAATGAGCTCGAGGCGGACGGCCGCACCGTCCGACTCACGGTCCACCTGCAGATGAACTTTGCGCTGAACCAGCCGCTCTCCCCCTTCGCCCTCGCCGCCCTGGACCTGCTGGATGTGGAGTCGCCCAGCTACGCCCTGGACGTCATCTCCGTCATCGAGGCGACCCTGGAAAAGCCGCGCCAGATCCTCTCCGCCCAGCTCAAGCGCGCCCGCACCGAGAAGATCACGGACATGAAGGCGCAAGGCATCGAGTATGACGAGCGCATGGCGATCCTCGACGAGGTCACCTACCCCATGCCGCTCCTGGAGCTCCTCTCGGACGCCTTTGAGGTCTACCGCAAGGCCGCCCCGTGGATGGGCGACTTTGAGCTGAGCCCGAAGTCGATCATCCGCGACATGTACGAGCGGGCCATGAACTTTGGCGAGTACGTCCAGTACTACTCCCTGGCCCGCTCCGAGGGAATCGTGCTGCGCTACCTGACCGACGCCTATAAGGCGCTGCGCCAGACGGTCCCGCAGGATGCGCTGCGAGAGGACCTCGAGGACATCATCTCCTGGCTCGGCGAGCTGGTCCGCCAGGTTGACTCCAGTCTCTTGGACGAGTGGGAGAAGATGACATCCGGGGACGAGTCCGCCGCGGCCGTGGAGGAGACCGCGCTGCCGCCCGCCCCTCCGCGCCTGACCGACAATGCGCGCGCCTTCCGCGTCATGGTCCGCAATGAGCTGTTCCGCCGGGTTGAGCTGGCTGCCGATGATGACTTTGAGGCCTTGGGAATGCTCGACGGCGACCACGGCTGGGATGCCGATCGCTGGGCTGATGCGCTGGATGAGTATTGGGACGAACATGAATTCATTGAGGCCGGCCCGGCGGCGCGCGGCCCCTCCCTGCTGCACATCAACCCCGGCACGGAAACGTGGGAGGTGCGCCAAACCATCGTTGACCCGGCAGGCAACCACGACTGGTATATGTCAGCCACAGTGGATCTTGAGGCATCCAACGAAGCCGGGGCCGCCGTCGTGCTCTTCAAGGAATTCAGCCGAATGTGA
- a CDS encoding HipA N-terminal domain-containing protein has protein sequence MLYISLPLGPRHSTAADASAFFGGLLPEGRALVNLAAQARCGTADLYEMLEYAGMDVAGALQVGSKAGSDAGSGLTRWTAHPPRTSSSRSRKNLLPCSMLKHIAWKLAAAAG, from the coding sequence GTGCTTTACATCAGCCTGCCGCTGGGGCCGAGGCACTCCACTGCAGCAGACGCGTCGGCGTTCTTTGGCGGACTGCTCCCCGAGGGCCGTGCCCTGGTTAATCTGGCGGCGCAGGCCCGGTGTGGAACGGCCGACCTCTACGAAATGCTCGAGTATGCCGGCATGGATGTTGCCGGAGCCCTCCAGGTGGGCAGCAAGGCGGGCTCCGATGCGGGCAGTGGTTTGACGCGGTGGACGGCGCACCCACCACGCACATCCTCAAGCCGCTCCCGCAAGAATTTGCTGCCATGCTCCATGCTGAAGCATATTGCCTGGAAATTGGCCGCCGCTGCGGGCTGA
- a CDS encoding aldo/keto reductase family oxidoreductase, with the protein MTSNPTAIANPPATTGTPASGRLIYGCMGLGGSWDDAPYGAAEVDQAAEAIEAARHAGITLFDHADIYRKGKSEQVFGDVLAATPGLREQLLIQTKCGIRQAGDGLPGRYDLSAGHLLASVNGSLQRLRTDYVDVLLLHRPDPLMDPGEVAGAVNRLMGEGKIRALGVSNMSAAQITHLQDRLETPVVANQLDMSLGRRAWVESTVLVNQDSEHPAGFPHGTLEHAAAHGIELQAYGSLAKGRYSGNPTGAAADSATAGLVQALAQGWNTTAEAVVLGWLMRHPARISPVIGTTSPARIAACADAPRIAAEMSREAWYALWTQARGAALP; encoded by the coding sequence ATGACATCGAACCCCACGGCGATAGCAAATCCTCCAGCGACAACCGGCACACCAGCGTCAGGTCGCCTCATCTACGGCTGCATGGGACTGGGCGGCAGCTGGGACGACGCCCCCTACGGAGCCGCCGAGGTGGACCAGGCCGCCGAGGCCATCGAAGCGGCCCGCCACGCCGGCATCACACTCTTTGACCATGCCGACATCTACCGCAAGGGCAAGTCCGAACAGGTCTTTGGCGATGTCCTCGCCGCCACACCAGGGCTGCGCGAACAACTGCTCATCCAGACCAAGTGCGGCATCCGCCAGGCCGGCGACGGGCTCCCCGGCCGCTACGATCTTAGTGCCGGCCACCTCCTTGCCAGTGTCAATGGCAGCCTGCAGCGCCTCCGCACCGACTATGTGGACGTCCTCCTGCTGCACCGCCCCGACCCGCTCATGGACCCTGGAGAAGTTGCCGGCGCTGTCAACCGCCTCATGGGTGAAGGTAAGATTCGTGCCCTGGGCGTGTCCAACATGTCCGCCGCCCAGATCACCCACCTGCAGGACCGCCTGGAAACCCCCGTTGTGGCCAACCAGCTGGACATGAGCCTGGGCAGACGCGCGTGGGTGGAAAGCACGGTGCTCGTCAATCAAGACTCGGAGCACCCCGCCGGCTTCCCGCACGGCACCTTGGAACATGCCGCCGCGCACGGCATCGAACTCCAGGCGTACGGCTCCCTGGCCAAGGGACGCTACTCCGGAAATCCCACGGGCGCCGCGGCCGACAGTGCCACCGCCGGCCTTGTCCAGGCGCTCGCGCAGGGATGGAACACGACGGCGGAAGCCGTGGTGCTGGGTTGGCTCATGCGACACCCGGCGCGCATCTCGCCGGTCATCGGCACCACCAGCCCGGCCCGGATTGCCGCCTGTGCCGACGCCCCGCGCATCGCCGCCGAAATGTCGCGGGAGGCCTGGTATGCGCTGTGGACGCAAGCCCGCGGCGCCGCCCTGCCGTAG
- a CDS encoding PIG-L deacetylase family protein: protein MSELQEFPQDWQRALVLVAHPDDPEYGMAAAVAEWLAAGKEVSYVLATRGEAGIAGLAPAESAPLRSQEQRDACARVGVTDLVFLDHPDGRIAESLSLRRDFAREIRRVKPDLVLTLNHRDEWGPGRWNSADHRAVGRAVLDAVGDADNEWIFPELLLEEGLPRHKTRWVAVMSPQPTHTQTVSPTSIEQAVASLAEHKEYLRALSDEPVAEQARKQTEMVTDGGSVAFELYG, encoded by the coding sequence ATGAGTGAGCTTCAGGAATTTCCGCAGGACTGGCAACGAGCGCTCGTTTTGGTGGCGCACCCGGACGACCCCGAGTACGGCATGGCTGCTGCCGTTGCGGAATGGCTCGCGGCGGGGAAGGAGGTCAGCTATGTGCTGGCCACACGGGGCGAGGCCGGGATTGCGGGGTTGGCGCCGGCGGAATCCGCTCCTTTGCGGTCGCAGGAGCAGCGTGACGCCTGTGCCCGTGTGGGCGTCACGGACTTGGTGTTCCTGGACCACCCGGATGGGCGCATTGCGGAGAGTTTGTCCCTGCGGCGCGACTTTGCCCGGGAGATCCGCCGCGTGAAACCGGATCTGGTCCTGACGCTGAACCACCGGGACGAGTGGGGGCCGGGGCGCTGGAACTCCGCCGACCACAGGGCGGTGGGCCGGGCCGTGCTCGACGCCGTGGGCGACGCCGACAACGAATGGATCTTCCCCGAACTGCTCTTGGAAGAAGGGCTGCCGCGGCACAAGACCCGATGGGTGGCTGTCATGTCCCCGCAGCCCACCCACACCCAGACAGTGTCCCCGACCAGCATCGAGCAGGCCGTTGCCTCCTTGGCGGAACACAAGGAATATCTCCGGGCCCTCAGCGATGAGCCCGTGGCGGAGCAGGCCCGGAAGCAAACGGAAATGGTCACGGACGGCGGCAGCGTGGCCTTCGAGCTCTACGGCTGA
- a CDS encoding alpha/beta fold hydrolase, producing MRSSDSYVIRGVRMREHWFTVPLDHGNPGGPTIEIFARELEDARTEAGSLPWLVFLQGGPGGRGNRPAGLGGWLAEATKHFRVLMLDQRGTGLSTPANRQTLPLVGGVEAQADYLAHFRADDIVADAELLRAELGAGPWSLFGQSYGGFCALTYLSFAPEGVKEALVTGGLGPLTGPADQVYQATFERLRRRNAEYFAKYPGDRALLTKLMRHVVSVSEFLPTGERLTPERVQMLGNFLGGNTRFDALHYLLEDAFVPTPDGDRLSDIFLFQVSAQVSRAANPLYALMHESIYVQGEASNWAAARVLREHPDFHPDVAEPLLTGEAVYPWYFEQDPALAPLRELAGLIAARTEGWGALYDVEQLSRNTVPVAAAVYSDDIYVDREISLATAAAVQNLQVWESADFHHDGIADDGEAIFAKLLDMVRA from the coding sequence ATGAGGTCCTCAGATTCCTACGTGATCCGCGGCGTGCGCATGCGCGAGCACTGGTTCACCGTTCCCCTGGACCACGGCAACCCCGGTGGCCCCACGATTGAAATCTTTGCCCGGGAGCTGGAGGACGCCCGCACCGAGGCTGGCTCGCTGCCGTGGCTCGTCTTCCTGCAGGGCGGACCGGGTGGCCGCGGGAACCGTCCCGCCGGCCTGGGCGGCTGGTTGGCGGAGGCCACCAAGCACTTCCGGGTGCTCATGCTGGATCAGCGCGGCACGGGTCTCTCCACCCCGGCCAACCGGCAGACCCTGCCACTTGTGGGTGGCGTGGAAGCCCAGGCCGACTACCTCGCCCATTTCCGGGCTGATGACATTGTGGCCGACGCCGAGTTGCTTCGGGCCGAGCTGGGTGCGGGCCCGTGGAGCCTTTTTGGTCAGAGCTATGGCGGTTTCTGCGCCCTGACGTACCTGTCCTTTGCCCCGGAGGGCGTCAAGGAAGCGTTGGTGACGGGCGGTCTGGGCCCGCTGACCGGCCCGGCCGACCAGGTGTACCAGGCAACGTTTGAGCGTCTGCGCAGGCGCAACGCCGAGTACTTTGCCAAGTACCCGGGTGACCGTGCGCTGCTGACCAAACTGATGCGCCATGTTGTTTCCGTCTCCGAGTTCCTGCCCACGGGCGAACGGCTCACCCCGGAACGGGTGCAGATGCTGGGCAACTTTCTGGGCGGCAACACCCGCTTTGACGCCCTGCATTACCTGCTGGAGGACGCCTTTGTTCCCACGCCCGACGGCGACCGGCTCTCCGACATCTTCTTGTTCCAGGTCTCGGCCCAGGTCAGCCGGGCGGCCAACCCGCTGTACGCGCTCATGCACGAATCCATCTACGTCCAAGGCGAGGCCAGCAACTGGGCCGCCGCCCGGGTGCTGCGCGAGCACCCGGACTTCCACCCCGACGTGGCCGAGCCGCTGCTGACGGGTGAGGCCGTGTACCCCTGGTATTTCGAGCAGGATCCGGCCCTGGCGCCGCTGCGCGAACTGGCCGGGCTGATCGCCGCCCGCACCGAGGGTTGGGGTGCGCTCTACGATGTGGAGCAGCTGTCGCGGAACACCGTGCCGGTGGCCGCCGCGGTCTACAGCGACGACATCTATGTTGACCGGGAAATCTCACTGGCAACGGCTGCCGCCGTCCAAAATCTGCAGGTGTGGGAGAGTGCCGATTTCCACCACGACGGCATTGCCGACGACGGTGAGGCCATCTTCGCGAAGCTGCTGGACATGGTCCGTGCCTGA